A single region of the Tigriopus californicus strain San Diego chromosome 8, Tcal_SD_v2.1, whole genome shotgun sequence genome encodes:
- the LOC131885882 gene encoding E3 ubiquitin-protein ligase NEDD4-like, translated as MAESRIVGYVPPIGSTDRTKLLRLKVIAGKGLAKKDIFGASDPYLRIDLVTVDGEEVEDSVLTKTKKRTLNPKWEEEFIFRVKPNAHKLVLEVFDENRLTRDDFLGMVELPLTNIARESEGRSISTKHYLLRPRSSRSKVKGDLELYHAFVAEENGSDESETTVEELEGGANGPEDWEIIGNAERPVDTSVRGHEELPAPIRGSNDGADSTAGLILPSGWEERQDANGRTYYVNHVARSTQWQHPALGDRSATTGAGSEANAADQSQQRVHISMDDQRPPPDNVRARSGSDALIEHVHNLSIGGGGSSDTPDGPNGPPSSNTTTSPSPAASGGAIRRRTSVPSASSPSLSGSGNSNPHLNTEGLPPDWTMQVAPNGRVFFINHTEKKTTWVDPRTGRPSSVPSQGNMPNRPHEDDLGPLPEGWEERVHTDARIFFIDHNTKNTQWEDPRISTIGGPAIPYNRDYKRKYDYLKSQLKKPSNVPNKFEIKVRRQFILEDSYRHLVQVPANKVDVLKTKLWIEFDNEIGLDYGGLAREWFYLLSKEMFNPYYGLFEYSATDNYTLQINPYSGMCNEDHISYFKFIGRIAGMAVYHGKLLDGFFIRPFYKMMLGKTITLKDMESVDTEYHNSLLWIKENDPAELELTFQVDEEQFGTTISRDLKPNGDKIPVTNENKQEYIKDVIQWRFVSRVEDQMNAFKSGFNELVSLSLLKIFDEGELELLMCGIGSIDVKDWKTNTVYKGDYHPNHIVIQWFWRVVLSFNNEMRSRLLQFVTGTSRVPMNGFKELYGSNGPQLFTIEKWGNPNSFPRAHTCFNRLDLPPYESYQQLRDRLIKAIEGSEGFAGVD; from the coding sequence ATGGCCGAGAGCCGAATCGTGGGATATGTCCCACCCATTGGATCGACTGACCGCACCAAGTTGCTTCGACTGAAAGTGATAGCTGGCAAAGGCTTGGCCAAAAAAGACATATTTGGTGCCAGCGACCCGTATTTACGCATCGACCTCGTGACTGTGGACGGAGAAGAAGTAGAGGACTCGGTACTTACCAAAACCAAGAAGCGAACCCTCAACCCGAAATGGGAGGAAGAGTTCATCTTCCGTGTGAAGCCCAACGCCCACAAACTGGTACTGGAGGTCTTTGATGAGAATCGCCTCACTCGAGATGATTTCTTGGGCATGGTCGAGCTTCCCCTCACCAACATTGCCCGCGAGAGTGAGGGGAGATCCATCTCCACGAAACATTATCTACTCAGACCCCGATCCTCCAGGTCGAAGGTCAAGGGTGATCTGGAACTCTATCACGCCTTTGTCGCTGAGGAGAATGGTTCTGATGAGTCAGAGACCACAGTGGAAGAGCTCGAGGGCGGTGCCAACGGCCCTGAGGATTGGGAAATCATCGGCAATGCCGAGAGACCCGTAGATACCTCTGTGCGAGGCCATGAAGAGCTGCCAGCGCCGATCCGGGGTAGTAATGATGGTGCTGACTCGACGGCCGGCCTGATTTTACCCAGTGGGTGGGAAGAGAGGCAAGATGCCAACGGACGGACCTACTACGTCAACCATGTGGCTCGTAGCACACAATGGCAACATCCTGCTCTTGGGGATCGATCAGCTACCACTGGAGCAGGAAGTGAGGCCAATGCCGCCGATCAAAGCCAGCAAAGAGTTCACATTAGCATGGATGATCAAAGGCCACCTCCGGATAATGTTCGAGCCCGGTCAGGCTCGGACGCGTTGATTGAGCACGTTCACAATTTAAGCATTGGCGGAGGCGGAAGCTCAGATACGCCTGATGGACCAAATGGTCCTCCTTCATCCAACACCACCACGTCCCCTTCACCAGCAGCTAGCGGTGGTGCTATTCGAAGACGGACCTCGGTTCCCAGTGCTTCGTCACCCAGTCTCTCTGGGTCTGGAAATTCAAATCCTCATCTTAACACGGAGGGTCTTCCTCCTGATTGGACCATGCAAGTAGCGCCCAATGGTCGAGTTTTTTTCATTAATCACACCGAAAAGAAGACCACTTGGGTGGATCCCCGAACGGGCCGCCCATCGAGCGTTCCTAGCCAAGGCAACATGCCCAACCGTCCACACGAAGATGACCTCGGTCCTTTGCCTGAGGGTTGGGAGGAGAGAGTTCACACTGACGCTCGGATCTTCTTTATCGATCATAACACGAAAAACACTCAATGGGAAGATCCTCGCATATCAACCATTGGTGGACCAGCCATTCCATATAACCGGGACTACAAGCGGAAATACGACTACTTGAAGAGTCAACTCAAGAAGCCGAGCAACGTGCCCAACAAGTTCGAGATTAAAGTACGCCGTCAGTTTATTTTGGAAGACTCCTACCGGCACCTGGTCCAAGTTCCAGCCAACAAAGTGGATGTTTTGAAGACGAAACTCTGGATCGAGTTTGACAATGAAATCGGCCTGGATTACGGAGGTCTAGCCAGGGAGTGGTTCTACCTTCTCtccaaagaaatgttcaaTCCTTACTACGGTTTGTTTGAGTATTCAGCTACAGACAACTACACCCTTCAAATCAACCCCTACTCTGGCATGTGCAATGAAGATCATATAAGCTACTTCAAGTTTATCGGAAGAATTGCAGGCATGGCTGTCTATCATGGCAAGCTCTTGGACGGTTTCTTCATTCGTCCTTTCTATAAGATGATGTTGGGAAAAACCATCACGTTAAAGGACATGGAATCGGTGGATACCGAATATCATAACTCGCTTCTCTGGATCAAGGAGAATGACCCCGCAGAGTTAGAACTGACCTTCCAGGTGGACGAGGAACAGTTTGGAACGACCATCTCCAGGGACTTGAAGCCCAATGGAGACAAAATTCCAGTCACCAACGAAAACAAGCAGGAATATATCAAGGATGTGATTCAATGGCGCTTTGTTTCGCGGGTCGAGGACCAGATGAATGCATTCAAGTCTGGCTTTAATGAACTCGTGTCCCTCTCCCTCTTGAAGATTTTCGATGAGGGCGAATTGGAACTGTTGATGTGTGGTATTGGCTCGATCGATGTCAAGGATTGGAAGACAAATACCGTCTACAAAGGTGATTATCACCCGAATCACATTGTGATCCAGTGGTTCTGGCGTGTGGTGTTGTCCTTCAACAACGAGATGAGATCCAGACTGCTACAATTTGTCACCGGAACATCTCGCGTGCCAATGAATGGGTTCAAGGAGCTTTACGGGAGCAATGGTCCACAACTATTCACCATTGAAAAATGGGGCAATCCCAATAGTTTTCCTCGTGCTCACACCTGTTTCAACCGTTTGGATCTACCACCTTATGAAAGCTATCAGCAACTCCGCGATCGCCTCATTAAGGCCATTGAAGGATCTGAAGGGTTTGCCGGTGTAGATTAA
- the LOC131884822 gene encoding ubiquitin conjugation factor E4 A-like produces the protein MEQDNPFLALFESPASAKVSSKQPLPASLVSLKPLIHEFLGFTWDPSQVGLILIESSNQSHDDDITLPTLENALFERLLLSDPISQQIPAVDPKKAWNGPGYFKESRCMSYLGGCLRPIIQGLRSSRPSADQSLMKSLRDLVVRNMITAFLEPDIYQGQDLYGQVFELLSDHAYQSENGVFLELLISGIVAESRPHAENLVKYLVDRIRQDFEKGSFMTLSEADWLHRIRQDFEKGSFMTLSEADWLILGYFATSALPAELFIQCDTPANLNAGSAYGDTALGVLLTMSCLPKFEIQPYDFFESPSNQTPAVHSATEARIWTGLQNHRDKLTVLFKQFLKASDKAKHLLLEWIGNCLKANVGRGKLWTSAVGGLLGNDYVSDGFALNLGGVLLRLCEPFVSGVKNPRILKIRPNYTATQVQNDPSVHMKGLHEETTLVPNSEESLNPMIDQEASMNFISDIFFLTQKCLNVGFRVAQEKFMKLNQELNRHQTLYREVIGSNREAVETIQKRMNVIMTRYLSIKAALLEPNTLKAHMDLTTATSAFLVQVAMSEGQLINSEKFIPLSFPLPKHIPLGLKFIPEFVMENICEHMLYVKRFNPYHFEEAGYENLYSTLELILAFTGSPTWTKNPHLRARLAECLDCLLPHHALQEKNLGNSMACGSFHRQQVFMAHPLRLQIVPTLLHVFVSIETTGQAVQFEEKFSYRRPMYDVIKYLWDMEEYRDMFVSLAKSAEEHIDDEEAPLFLRFMNLLINDAIFLLDEGLDLMKQIQEMQSKRAEWQSLPANERGQSEAQYRHVGRMARYQNIMGMETIEMLERLSSHIKAIFTHPSMVDRLGGMLNYFLKNLVGPDRKKFKVDKVEEYDFRPADIVTTICKTYINLKDCEVFLAAVSADGRSYSPDLFKQAEGVLLKIGKMDMIADLQEIDTSVCNLAASQKADDELFADAPDHFLDPIMSILMNDPVKLPDSGQIVDRQTIARHLLSDQSDPFNRMPLTLDKVIPQTELKQEIQNWVATKRKTTTSS, from the exons ATGGAGCAAGACAACCCATTTCTGGCCTTGTTTGAGAGCCCAGCGAGTGCCAAGGTCTCTTCCAAGCAACCCCTACCCGCCTCATTGGTTTCATTGAAGCCATTGATCCACGAGTTTCTAGGTTTTACTTgggatccatcacaagtaggTCTCATTCTCATCGAGAGCTCGAATCAatctcatgatgatgatataaCCTTACCCACGCTCGAGAATGCTCTATTCGAAAGACTGCTGCTTTCCGACCCAATCAGTCAACAAATCCCTGCGGTGGATCCGAAGAAGGCGTGGAATGGTCCGGGATATTTCAAAGAGTCGAGATGTATGAGCTATCTGGGTGGGTGTCTTCGACCAATCATTCAAGGTCTTCGATCATCACGACCGAGCGCAGACCAATCACTGATGAAATCCTTACGGGATTTAGTCGTGAGGAACATGATCACGGCCTTTCTAGAACCGGACATCTATCAGGGACAGGATCTCTACGGCCAAGTCTTCGAATTGCTTTCCGATCACGCTTATCAGAGTGAGAATGGGGTCTTCTTGGAATTATTAATCTCGGGTATTGTGGCCGAGTCTAGGCCACACGCAGAGAATTTGGTCAAATATTTAGTGGATCGGATTCGCCAGGATTTTGAAAAGGGAAGCTTTATGACCCTTTCTGAAGCCGATTGGTTA CATCGGATTCGCCAGGATTTTGAAAAGGGAAGCTTTATGACCCTTTCTGAAGCCGATTGGTTAATTTTGGGATACTTCGCCACGTCCGCTTTGCCGGCCGAGTTATTTATTCAGTGTGACACGCCAGCAAACTTGAATGCGGGCTCAGCATACGGTGATACGGCCCTAGGAGTATTACTAACCATGTCATGTTTGCCCAAGTTCGAGATACAACCATACGATTTCTTTGaaagcccttccaaccaaacTCCGGCTGTACATTCGGCAACCGAAGCTCGCATTTGGACCGGACTACAGAATCATCGAGACAAATTGACGGTGCTATTCAAGCAATTTCTTAAGGCCAGTGATAAGGCCAAGCATTTATTATTGGAATGGATTGGTAATTGCCTTAAAGCCAATGTTGGGCGTGGTAAATTATGGACATCAGCAGTCGGAGGCCTTTTAGGCAATGATTATGTGTCTGATGGCTTTGCGCTAAATCTTGGCGGTGTTCTCCTCCGGTTGTGTGAGCCATTTGTTAGTGGTGTGAAAAATCCTcggattttgaaaattcggCCCAATTACACTGCGACCCAAGTTCAAAACGACCCAAGTGTGCACATGAAAGGACTACATGAAGAAACCACACTCGTTCCCAACTCCGAGGAATCTTTAAACCCTATGATTGACCAAGAAGCGAGCATGAACTTCATTTCGGATATCTTCTTCTTGACGCAAAAATGTCTGAACGTTGGCTTTCGAGTGGCTCAAGAGAAGTTTATGAAGTTGAATCAAGAATTGAACCGCCATCAAACTCTCTACCGAGAAGTGATAGGCTCTAACCGAGAGGCTGTAGAGACTATCCAAAAACGTATGAATGTCATTatgacaagatatttgagCATCAAGGCGGCGCTCTTGGAGCCCAATACCCTAAAAGCTCATATGGATTTGACCACGGCTACAAGCGCATTTCTCGTTCAAGTGGCCATGAGCGAGGGCCAGCTGATCAACTCGGAAAAGTTCATTCCTTTATCATTCCCACTACCAAAACACATTCCTTTGGGGTTGAAATTCATTCCGGAGTTTGTGATGGAAAACATTTGCGAACACATGCTTTATGTCAAAAGGTTCAACCCGTATCATTTCGAGGAGGCCGGTTATGAGAACCTCTATTCTACTCTCGAGTTGATCCTTGCATTCACGGGATCGCCCACTTGGACCAAAAACCCGCATCTGCGGGCGCGTTTGGCCGAATGTTTGGATTGTCTTTTGCCTCATCATGCcttacaagaaaaaaatctaggGAATTCGATGGCTTGTGGATCTTTCCATAGACAACAAGTTTTTATGGCACATCCGCTGAGATTACAAATTGTGCCTACCTTATTGCATGTGTTCGTGTCCATAGAAACGACGGGACAAGCTGTGCAATTCGAGGAGAAGTTTTCATACCGACGTCCCATGTACGATGTGATCAAGTACCTCTGGGACATGGAAGAGTATCGAGACAT GTTTGTTTCCTTGGCCAAATCCGCCGAAGAGCATATTGACGACGAGGAAGCACCTCTGTTCCTACGATTTATGAACTTGCTCATCAACGACGCGATATTCCTCTTGGATGAGGGTTTGGATTTGatgaaacaaattcaagaGATGCAATCCAAGCGTGCAGAATGGCAATCATTACCTGCAAATGAGCGAGGTCAATCGGAAGCTCAATATCGTCATGTTGGCCGAATGGCTCGATATCAAAACATCATGGGAATGGAGACCATTGAGATGCTGGAGAGATTGTCCAGTCACATCAAGGCCATTTTCACGCATCCTTCTATGGTGGATCGTTTAGGGGGCATGCTAAATTATTTCCTTAAAAATCTGGTGGGTCCCGATCGGAAGAAGTTCAAAGTGGATAAAGTTGAAGAATACGACTTCAG ACCGGCTGATATTGTCACCACCATCTGCAAAACCTACATCAATCTCAAAGATTGTGAAGTGTTTCTGGCTGCGGTGTCTGCAGATGGTCGCTCTTATTCGCCTGACCTTTTCAAGCAAGCCGAAGGCGTTCTGTTGAAGATTGGCAAAATGGATATGATCGCTGACCTCCAGGAGATTGATACCTCCGTTTGCAACTTAGCAGCCTCTCAAAAAGCCGACGATGAATTGTTTGCCGATGCTCCGGATCACTTTCTGGATCCCATCATGTCGATTCTAATGAACGATCCGGTCAAGCTTCCCGACTCCGGGCAGATCGTGGACCGACAAACCATCGCTCGACATTTGTTGTCTGACCAAAGCGACCCGTTCAACCGGATGCCTCTGACGCTGGACAAAGTGATTCCACAGACGGAATTGAAACAAGAGATTCAGAATTGGGTGGCAACCaagagaaaaacaacaacgtCATCCTGA